GCCCAATTACTTTCTTTTGATTAGGAAGAAGTCTCGGCAGCGATGTCGGAGACCGCTCCCGCCGCCGCGCCCGCTGTCGCGGCCCCCGCCGCCAAGGCCGCCGGCAAGAAGCCGAAGAAGGCGGCGGGCGGCTCCAAGGCGCGCAAGCCCGCGGGCCCCAGCGTCACCGAGCTGATCACCAAGGCCGTGGCCGCCTCCAAGGAGCGCAAGGGGCTCTCCCTCGCCGCGCTCAAGAAGGCGCTGGCCGCCGGCGGCTACGACGTGGAGAAGAACAACAGCCGCATCAAGCTGGGGCTCAAGAGCCTCGTCGGCAAGGGCACGCTGGTGCAGACCAAGGGCACCGGTGCCTCCGGCTCCTTCCGCCTCAGCAAGAAGCCCGGCGAAGTGAAGGAGAAGGCGCCCAAGAAGCGGGCGGCCACGGCCAAGCCCAAGAAGCCGGCGGCCAAGAAGCCCGCCAGCGCCGCCAAGAAGCCCAAGAAGGCGGCGGTGAAGAAGAGCCCCAAGAAAGCCAAGAAGCCGGCGGCCACCGCTACCAAGAAAGCAACCAAGAGCCCCAAGAAGGCGACCAAGGCTGCCAAGCCCAAAAAGGCAGTGGCAGCAAAGAGCCCGGCCAAGGCAAAGGCGGTGAAGCCCAAAGCTGCCAAGCCCAAGGCGGCCAAGCCGAAAGCAGC
The nucleotide sequence above comes from Oxyura jamaicensis isolate SHBP4307 breed ruddy duck chromosome 1, BPBGC_Ojam_1.0, whole genome shotgun sequence. Encoded proteins:
- the LOC118172311 gene encoding histone H1.10, which codes for MSETAPAAAPAVAAPAAKAAGKKPKKAAGGSKARKPAGPSVTELITKAVAASKERKGLSLAALKKALAAGGYDVEKNNSRIKLGLKSLVGKGTLVQTKGTGASGSFRLSKKPGEVKEKAPKKRAATAKPKKPAAKKPASAAKKPKKAAVKKSPKKAKKPAATATKKATKSPKKATKAAKPKKAVAAKSPAKAKAVKPKAAKPKAAKPKAAKAKKAAPKK